GGCGTCAGGCTGACGCATTCGCCAGCAATCAGGCCTGCCAGCCAGTCCGCCGCAAAGCTCGCCTCTGCTGGTTGGTCGATGTCTTTCAGCGGCTGGAGCCGGGGGCGCCGGGCGCCGCCGAGATCCAGATGGACACCGCCCATGCCGAGCACGGCCGCCCGGGCGGAGCGTCCCTTGTCAAAGAAAAAGACCTGCGCGCGACCGTAGCGCTGCCATTGGAGGGCGAGCATCGAGAGCAGGACCGACTTACCTGCGCCGGTGGGCCCAAGGATGAGCGTATGGCCGACATCACCGGCATGGAGATTCAGCCGGAAAGGCGTTGACCCGTCGGTGCGCGCCTCGATCAGTGCCGGAGCGCGAAGGTGCCTGTTCTGCTGCTCGCCGGCCCAGACCGCCGAGAGCGGCACCATGTGCGCGAGGTTCAACGTATTGAGGATCGGCTGGCGGATATTGGCATAGACATGGCCGGGTAGGCTTCCGAGCCAGGCATCGACCGCATTGAGGGATTCCCGGATGACGGTGAAGCCCTTGCCATTGATGATGCGTTCGGCGTGGCGGGCGTGTTCGTCAGCGACGCGCGGGTCGTTGTCGCTGACGGTGAGGGTTGCCGTGACATAGCCATAGGCCACGAGATCGCTCCCGAGTTCCTGGAGCGCGGCGTCCGCATCGAGCGCCTTGTTGTCGGCGTCACTGTCGAGCAGCGCTGATGGTTCGTTGAACATGGTCTCGCGCAGGATGGCGGCCACCGACTTGCGCTTGGCAAACCAGTGCCGGCGTTTGCGCCCGAGGACTTTTTCGGCCTCTGCCTTGTCCATGGCGATGAACCGCGTCGCCCAGCGATAGGCGAAACCCTGGCGGTTCAGCTCGTCGAGTAACCCCGGCACCGTCGATCCGGGAAAGCCGAGGATTGTCAGGACGCGGAGGTGTGTATCCCCGATCATAGGTTCGAGCCCGCCCGTGAACGGCTCATCGGCGAGGACCGCGTCCAGGAAGACGGGGATTTCCGGCGCGGCGACCGTGTGCCGCCGGCTCGAAATGCAGGCGTGAAGATAGGTCAGCGTCTCGCCGTCCGAGAGCGGCGCAATCTCGGCAAGCGCCATCGACAGGAGATCAAAGGTGCGCTCCCCTTGTTGCTGGAACACGAGGAGGCGTTCGCGCCAGCCTGCGCCTTCCGGGCGCTCAGGGCGCTCGATCAGCGCCTTCTCGGCGCGCGCATTGCTGTCCGGCGGCGGCAGCCAAAGCAGAGTCAGATAGTAAGCGCTCTCAAATCTTGTGCCTGCTTCCTCGGCGGCGACGGCGCGCTCCTCATCAATCAGCCAGGAGACAGGATCCGGGAAATCCGAGGACGGATAATCGCCGGCTTCCTCTCTTACCGCTTCAAAGAAGAGGGCCCAGCCGGAGCCAAACCGGCGCAGCGCATTGTTGACCCGTGCCATGACGGCGACGAGTTCGGATCCCGTTGAGCTTTCAAGGTCGGGGCCGCGATAGCGGAACGTCGTCTGGAAGGCGCCGTCCTTGTTGAGGACAACGCCCGGCGCGACAAGCGCCGCCCAGGGGAGGTAGTCGGCCAGGAGGCGCGGCGCAGCAGCGTATTCGCGCAGGTTCAGCATGAGAGGTGTTCCTTGTGCCGGAGCGCGCGGATGAGCGTCGCCATGAAGTCCGGGTCGTGCCGGGCGAGGAAGACAGCCGCCGAATGCCCGAGGAGCCAGATGAGGAGGCCGGGGATCCAGAGCTGCAGACCGAGACCTACAGCGGCCGCGAGCGTGCCGATCGAGATCGCGAGACTGCGCGGGGCGCCGGCCAACAGGACGGGCTCGGTCAGCGAGCGGTGCAGCGGAATCTCGAACCCCTCTGTCACTGGATCAGCGCCCCGCCGCCAAACGAAAAGAAGGTCAGGAAGAAGCTCGTCGCCGCGAACGCGATCGACAGGCCGAACACGATCTGGATAAGCTTGCGGAAGCCGCCGGACGTCTCGCCGAAGGCAAGTGTAAGGCCGGTAATCGTGATGATGATCACCGCCACGATACGGGCAACGGGTCCCTCGATTGAGGAGAGGATCTGGTCGAGTGGTCCTTCCCAGGGCATGCCGGTGCCAGCGGCATGCGCCGGCAGGGCGAGCCCAAGTGCGAGCGCGAGGCTGAGGGCCTGAATGCCCCTCCGGGACAGGGTCGGTGAACGAGAAAGCGTCATGAGGCATCTCCTTGGCTGACGAGGGATAGGGAGCGGCAAAGCACAGGCTCGGTGCGGTAGCCGTCTCCCGTGAACTCAAGCACGCGAACCGCGTCTTCGACGCGGCGTTGGCCGCCGGCGCGGGACATGAACACGATCACGTCGACGGCTTCCGCGATCAGCTCAAATGGCGCGCGCGCTGTCGCTTCGCTGACGAGCTGCTCGAGACGGCTGAGCGCGCCGAGGGCAGAATTTGCATGGAGCGTTGTAAGACCGCCCGGATGGCCGGTGTTCCAGGCTTTTAGGAGATCGAGCGCTTCGGCCCCGCGTACTTCGCCGACAATGATTCGGTCAGGGCGCAGACGAAGTGTCGAGCGCACGAGGTCGCGCAGCGATACACGGGCTTCCTGCGTGCGCAGGGCAACCAGATTGGCGGCAGAGCAGGCGAGTTCGCGTGTATCTTCGAGGATGACGATCCGCTCGCCGCTAAAGCCACCCTCCGCCAGCAGGGCGTTGGCAAAGCTCGTTTTGCCCGAAGAGGTGCCGCCCGCGATGACGATATTGGCACGTTCCGCGACCAGCGCCTTGAGCGCGCCCGCAAGCGCCGGCGACAGCGCGCCCTGCCGCACATAGTCCGCAAGCGTGAACGGCGTGCAGGCGAGTTTTCGGATCGAATAGCAAGGCGCCGCAGACACAGGCGGCAGGACGCCTTCAAAGCGCTCGCCGGTCCCTGGAAGCTCGGCCGAGACAATTGACGCGGTCGGGGAATTCCCAGCACCAACGCTGGACGCGACAAGCCGGATCACCCGTTCGCGGTCGCCGGCCGAAAGGACATGCGCCGTCGGGATGAGGCCGCGTCCGGCTTCTTCAATCCAGACAGACCCGTCGGGATTGACCATGACTTCGATCGTCGCATCAGATTCAAGAGCTGCGCGCACGACAGGGCAAAAAGCCGTTCGCAGCATCGCGCTCAGGCGGCGCCGGGTGCTTTCTGTCTCATATGTGTCCGTCATTGGATCAAACCTTGGCTTCAATTCCAGGCTCTATTGTTCCGGGAACGGACGCTTTTGGGGAGTTGGAGCGCGGGCCATATTATGCAGCCGGGCGCTATGCGCGGAATACGGGTGCAAAATGGTTGTCTTGATGAACACTGAAGGGCGAAGATGATCCCAAACGGCTCAAGCCTTAACAAATCAGCAATCGATGTTAACTTCCTTGGAGAGCAATAGTAAATCGCTTAAGTGGAATCATATT
The genomic region above belongs to Acidobacteriota bacterium and contains:
- a CDS encoding TrbC/VirB2 family protein, yielding MTLSRSPTLSRRGIQALSLALALGLALPAHAAGTGMPWEGPLDQILSSIEGPVARIVAVIIITITGLTLAFGETSGGFRKLIQIVFGLSIAFAATSFFLTFFSFGGGALIQ
- a CDS encoding conjugal transfer protein TrbE; this encodes MLNLREYAAAPRLLADYLPWAALVAPGVVLNKDGAFQTTFRYRGPDLESSTGSELVAVMARVNNALRRFGSGWALFFEAVREEAGDYPSSDFPDPVSWLIDEERAVAAEEAGTRFESAYYLTLLWLPPPDSNARAEKALIERPERPEGAGWRERLLVFQQQGERTFDLLSMALAEIAPLSDGETLTYLHACISSRRHTVAAPEIPVFLDAVLADEPFTGGLEPMIGDTHLRVLTILGFPGSTVPGLLDELNRQGFAYRWATRFIAMDKAEAEKVLGRKRRHWFAKRKSVAAILRETMFNEPSALLDSDADNKALDADAALQELGSDLVAYGYVTATLTVSDNDPRVADEHARHAERIINGKGFTVIRESLNAVDAWLGSLPGHVYANIRQPILNTLNLAHMVPLSAVWAGEQQNRHLRAPALIEARTDGSTPFRLNLHAGDVGHTLILGPTGAGKSVLLSMLALQWQRYGRAQVFFFDKGRSARAAVLGMGGVHLDLGGARRPRLQPLKDIDQPAEASFAADWLAGLIAGECVSLTPELKARLWQGLNSLASAPQSERTLTGLILLLQDEALKTALHPFTLAGPHGHLLDGDEEDLALASVTCFEMEELMQQSAAATAVLTYLFHRLEARFDGRPTLLMLDEAWLFLDAPVFAARLRDWLKTLRKKNVAVVFATQSLSDISASAIAPAILESCLTRIFLANERAQEPALRETYERFGLNARQIEIIARATPKRDYYFQSPKGCRLFDLSLGPVALAFAAAGTPEDQATLDRVMAETEGEGFAETWLHEKGLAWAAGLLSRWPGRPSERPQSQPFRPQILAAE
- a CDS encoding VirB3 family type IV secretion system protein, which codes for MTEGFEIPLHRSLTEPVLLAGAPRSLAISIGTLAAAVGLGLQLWIPGLLIWLLGHSAAVFLARHDPDFMATLIRALRHKEHLSC
- the trbB gene encoding P-type conjugative transfer ATPase TrbB, whose protein sequence is MLRTAFCPVVRAALESDATIEVMVNPDGSVWIEEAGRGLIPTAHVLSAGDRERVIRLVASSVGAGNSPTASIVSAELPGTGERFEGVLPPVSAAPCYSIRKLACTPFTLADYVRQGALSPALAGALKALVAERANIVIAGGTSSGKTSFANALLAEGGFSGERIVILEDTRELACSAANLVALRTQEARVSLRDLVRSTLRLRPDRIIVGEVRGAEALDLLKAWNTGHPGGLTTLHANSALGALSRLEQLVSEATARAPFELIAEAVDVIVFMSRAGGQRRVEDAVRVLEFTGDGYRTEPVLCRSLSLVSQGDAS